One Glycine soja cultivar W05 chromosome 2, ASM419377v2, whole genome shotgun sequence genomic region harbors:
- the LOC114379693 gene encoding two-component response regulator ARR5-like, translating into MDTDSFVSFDHVSPEDSHEVHVLAVDDSLVDRKVIERLLKISACKVTAVDSGIRALQFLGLDEQRRTSESDGFVPDLKVDLIITDYCMPEMTGYELLKKIKESTMFREIPVVIMSSENILPRIDRCLEEGAEDFIVKPVKLSDVKRLKGYMTPKEVIKMRSQEDRRSDGYVNGGDGGVLEINNKRKLEEQDTSDVSLSPPSTSTLSSSPSVSSPSPSSSPTSSASVLASPIRRLKMTSTD; encoded by the exons ATGGACACGGACAGCTTCGTTTCCTTCGATCATGTTTCGCCGGAGGATTCCCACGAGGTTCATGTCTTGGCCGTTGATGACAGCCTCGTCGATCGAAAGGTCATTGAACGCTTGCTTAAAATCTCAGCTTGTAAAG TTACTGCTGTGGATAGTGGAATCAGAGCACTGCAGTTTCTGGGGCTGGACGAGCAGAGAAGGACCTCTGAATCTGATGGTTTTGTC CCGGATTTGAAGGTGGATCTAATTATCACTGACTACTGCATGCCCGAAATGACCGGTTACGAGTTGCTCAAGAAAATCaag GAATCGACCATGTTCAGAGAAATTCCAGTAGTGATCATGTCTTCCGAAAACATTTTGCCGCGCATAGACAG ATGTTTGGAAGAAGGTGCAGAGGATTTCATAGTAAAGCCAGTGAAATTATCTGATGTAAAACGGTTAAAGGGTTACATGACACCCAAAGAGGTTATTAAGATGAGAAGCCAAGAAGACAGAAGAAGTGATGGCTATGTTAACGGTGGTGATGGTGGTGTTCTGGAgataaacaacaaaagaaagCTGGAAGAGCAAGACACCTCTGACGTGTCATTATCACCACCGTCAACTTCTACCCTTTCATCATCACCGTCCGTTTCCTCACCATCACCGTCATCTTCTCCTACTTCTTCAGCCAGCGTGCTTGCCTCTCCAATCAGACGGCTTAAAATGACCAGCACCGATTGA
- the LOC114379711 gene encoding uncharacterized protein LOC114379711, whose translation MSPSSLHALLIILFLGSAHALKVPFRVNDVLPVLPHGISWPLLNNLHSAVDLLPSFVAAVPPDNDSVQWRAACFYDNQASLEFTAPGHDDADGLGGAVLRLKTEAAHSWTCMDLYVFATPYRITWDYYFSAREHTLKFDSWEDPAELEYVKRHGVSVFLMPSGMLGTLLSLVDVLPLFSNTAWGQNANLDFLKKHMGATFEKRIQPWRATVDPADVHSGDFLAVSKIRGRWGGFETLEKWVTGAFAGHTAVCLKDEMGNLWVGESGHENEKGEEIIVVIPWHEWWTLALKDNSNPQIALLPLHPELRARFNSTAAWEYARSMSGKPYGYHNMIFSWIDTVADNYPPPLDAHLVISVMSMWTRMQPAYAANMWNEALNKRLGTEDLDLHDILIETEKRGIAFDQLLTIPEQDEWVYSDGKSTTCVAFILSMYKAAGIFGPISSSIQVTEFTIRDAYMLRIFEDNQTRLPRWCNNENDRHPFCQILGEYRMELPGYNTLDPYANMNEHCPSLPPTYDRPLKC comes from the exons ATGTCTCCCTCTTCCCTCCACGCGCTCCTCATCATTCTCTTCCTAGGTTCCGCACACGCGCTCAAGGTCCCCTTCCGAGTCAACGATGTTCTCCCCGTTCTCCCCCACGGAATCTCCTGGCCGCTCCTCAACAACCTCCACAGCGCCGTCGACTTGCTCCCTTCCTTCGTCGCCGCCGTCCCTCCCGATAACGATTCCGTTCAGTGGAGAGCCGCATGCTTTTACGATAATCAAGCCTCCCTCGAATTCACCGCCCCCGGCCACGACGACGCCGATGGCTTGGGCGGTGCCGTGCTCCGTCTCAag ACAGAAGCTGCACACAGTTGGACCTGCATGGATCTGTATGTATTTGCAACGCCTTATAGGATTACATGGGATTACTATTTCTCTGCGCGAGAACATACTTTGAAGTTTGATTCATGGGAAGATCCTGCAGAGTTGGaatat GTAAAGCGGCATGGGGTTTCTGTGTTTCTCATGCCATCGGGGATGCTGGGAACGCTCCTTTCTCTGGTTGATGTTTTGCCTCTATTCTCGAACACTGCATGGGGTCAGAATGCCAACTTAGATTTCCTAAAGAAACACATGGGAGCTACATTTGAGAAGCGCATTCAGCCTTGGCGTGCAACTGTTGATCCTGCAGATGTTCATTCTGGAGATTTTTTAGCTGTGTCAAAGATCCGTGGTAGGTGGGGAGGTTTTGAGACACTAGAGAAGTGGGTAACTGGTGCATTTGCTGGTCATACAGCAGTTTGCTTGAAGGATGAAATGGGAAATTTATGGGTTGGTGAATCTGGGCATGAGAATGAGAAG GGTGAAGAAATAATAGTGGTAATTCCCTGGCATGAATGGTGGACATTAGCTCTCAAAGATAATTCCAACCCACAGATAGCCTTGCTTCCCCTGCATCCAGAGTTGCGTGCAAGATTCAACTCCACTGCCGCATGGGAATATGCACGGAGCATGTCTGGCAAGCCATATGGTTATCATAATATGATATTCAGTTGGATTGACACAGTAGCTGACAACTATCCTCCACCTCTTGATGCTCACTTG GTAATTTCTGTCATGTCTATGTGGACAAGAATGCAGccagcttatgctgcaaacatgtGGAATGAAGCACTGAACAAGCGGTTAGGGACTGAG GATTTGGATTTGCATGACATTCTAATTGAGACTGAGAAGCGTGGGATAGCTTTTGATCAATTACTTACCATTCCTGAACAAGATGAATGGGTATACAGTGATGGGAAATCAACAACATGTGTTGCCTTTATTCTTTCAATGTATAAAGCGGCTGGAATATTCGGCCCTATTTCTAGCTCCATTCAAGTAACTGAATTCACA ATTCGTGATGCATACATGCTTAGGATTTTTGAGGATAACCAAACACGTCTACCAAGATGGTGCAACAATGAGAACGATCGGCATCCATTCTGCCAGATTCTTGGTGAATATAGGATGGAATTGCCTGGCTATAACACCTTGGATCCTTATGCCAATATGAACGAGCACTGTCCTTCCCTTCCTCCCACTTATGACAGGCCCTTGAAATGTTAG